CACTACGTATTTATCCAGCTCCGCCACGATTTCCCGGGGAGTCTGCTCATTCACGCCAATTTCTTCTATCTTCTTCTCGATGTCGCTCATGCCAGTTCCTCCACCTTGATATTATGGTTCGTGTAGACGCAGATGTCTGCGGCAATGGAAAGAGCCTCTTTGGCCACCTCTTTGGCTTCCATATCCGTATGCTGCACCATGGCCCGGGCTGCTGCCAGGGCGTAGAAGCCGCCGGAACCGATAGCTGCTGCATCCCCGTCCGGCTCAATGACCTCGCCGTTGCCTGAGAGCATGAGGATTTTCTCCTTGTCAGCTACCAGCAGCAGGGCCTCCAGCTTCCTGAGCACCCTGTCCGTGCGCCAATCCTTGGCCAGCTCCACCGCAGCCCGCTGCAGGTTGCCATTGTAGCTTTCCAGCTTGCCCTCGAACTTCTCGAAGAGGGTGAAGGCATCAGCCACAGAACCGGCAAAACCTGCCAGCACCTTGCCGTGATAGAGAGTACGCACTTTCCGCGCATTGGCCTTCATGATGGCGCTCTGTCCAAAGGTCACCTGGCCGTCACCAGCAATGGCAGTCTTGCCATTCTTGCGCACGGCACAGATAGTAGTAGCATGAAATTCCATTCTGCTTTCCATAAGATCAACTCCTAGTAAGGCTGTGTCAGATATTGATGTGTCAGATATTAAGCTGGGACTTGAACTTCTCCAGGCTTTCCAAAGCTCGTTTGGCCA
This genomic interval from Selenomonas sp. AB3002 contains the following:
- the hslV gene encoding ATP-dependent protease subunit HslV is translated as MEFHATTICAVRKNGKTAIAGDGQVTFGQSAIMKANARKVRTLYHGKVLAGFAGSVADAFTLFEKFEGKLESYNGNLQRAAVELAKDWRTDRVLRKLEALLLVADKEKILMLSGNGEVIEPDGDAAAIGSGGFYALAAARAMVQHTDMEAKEVAKEALSIAADICVYTNHNIKVEELA